Proteins co-encoded in one Gloeomargarita sp. SRBZ-1_bins_9 genomic window:
- a CDS encoding chlorophyll a/b-binding protein: MSDVPQPRQTPQFDEPKFGFNTYSERLNGRAAMVGFVLAILIELITGKGVLTWLGLIR; encoded by the coding sequence ATGAGTGACGTTCCCCAACCCAGGCAAACGCCCCAGTTCGATGAACCTAAGTTCGGCTTCAATACCTACAGTGAGCGGCTTAATGGCCGGGCAGCCATGGTGGGCTTTGTCCTAGCTATCCTGATTGAACTGATTACGGGTAAGGGGGTACTAACCTGGTTGGGCTTGATCCGCTAG